One window from the genome of Desulforamulus ruminis DSM 2154 encodes:
- a CDS encoding TOBE domain-containing protein, with translation MQLSTRNLLKGRIKTIKSDTVSSEVVMDIGGPEICALITTGSVNRMGLKEGDEVVAMVKATSVMIMKE, from the coding sequence ATGCAGCTCAGCACCCGCAATTTATTGAAGGGCCGGATTAAGACCATTAAATCCGATACGGTTTCCTCTGAAGTGGTTATGGACATCGGCGGTCCGGAGATCTGTGCCTTGATTACAACAGGGTCTGTCAACCGGATGGGATTAAAAGAGGGTGATGAAGTTGTGGCTATGGTTAAAGCAACTTCTGTTATGATTATGAAAGAATAG